One window from the genome of Streptomyces cadmiisoli encodes:
- a CDS encoding protein kinase domain-containing protein has translation MALHRDDPRSVGGYRLVDRLGSGGMGVVYRGRSRSGREVAVKIVHAQYAEDGVFRARFRQEIDAVRKVSGAFTAPVVDADPEAARPWMATQYVPGPSLADRMRAVGPLKGAELRRLALGLVEALRDIHGVGVVHRDLKPANVLIAEDGPRVIDFGISRAADGQTLTETGHMIGTPPFMSPEQLTDPRSVGPASDVFSLAALLVFALTGRGPFDAESPYLTAYQVINDEPVLDGVGPPPLRSLLLGCLAKEPDARPELDELAQELAAVLPEPGSDDSATVTLRRDAVPTEPAARPPIVPDVVDLPSGDTPPRRPRWPRALLVASCTAGAVALSLTAYLLLGPGDRRDAGGGDTRRSAGSSAAARWQEPPEDWRPWRTTLFEPAPLGAAEPLPRDGSESGDMHVCRPAAGAVYCAGDGVLPVRIDGRTGRTVWRMQPRADARSADSYTPMVLAVRENAVLVRESLYDDRDAGERYRLLALDPATGEELWDRPTTTDPMGYSVSGDLLITSDAGNRTLTARSLATGDDRWTVRLPANHYCGFEPPDDGIHVRCAPAKDGADVRYLAIDPADGTVRGAEVSGSTLLLGALDGRLVFAEWDSTELGSGVEDDRYTGIVLIDPATGARERKKPARDWRGDVSLVDGTLFFATSSGEVTAVSPRTGKALWRTQTTLEHPGGPAVDHRSNTLYLVGASGRVTALDRDRGTPLWESMPRAGSVAGLGGGDAEVHVTGGVLIVATPDGTVFTLDPGSPGRKPVEAG, from the coding sequence GTGGCACTGCACAGGGACGATCCGCGGTCGGTCGGCGGGTACAGACTGGTCGACCGGTTGGGCTCGGGAGGGATGGGGGTCGTCTACCGGGGGCGGTCGAGATCGGGGCGGGAGGTCGCGGTCAAGATCGTGCACGCCCAGTACGCCGAGGACGGCGTCTTCCGGGCCCGCTTCCGGCAGGAGATCGACGCCGTCCGCAAGGTGAGCGGCGCCTTCACCGCGCCGGTCGTGGACGCGGACCCCGAGGCGGCCCGGCCGTGGATGGCCACCCAGTACGTGCCCGGTCCCTCGCTTGCCGACCGGATGCGCGCCGTCGGCCCGCTGAAGGGCGCCGAACTGCGGCGGCTCGCGTTGGGACTGGTGGAGGCGCTGCGGGACATCCACGGGGTCGGTGTGGTGCACCGGGACCTGAAACCGGCCAACGTCCTGATCGCCGAGGACGGGCCCCGTGTCATCGACTTCGGCATCTCCCGCGCCGCGGACGGCCAGACGCTGACCGAGACCGGGCACATGATCGGCACCCCGCCGTTCATGTCCCCGGAGCAGCTCACCGACCCCCGGTCCGTCGGCCCCGCCTCGGACGTCTTCTCGCTCGCCGCGCTGCTGGTGTTCGCGCTGACCGGGCGCGGGCCGTTCGACGCCGAGAGCCCGTACCTGACGGCGTATCAAGTGATCAACGACGAGCCGGTGCTGGACGGGGTGGGCCCGCCGCCGCTGCGCTCGCTGCTCCTCGGCTGCCTGGCCAAGGAGCCCGACGCGCGGCCGGAACTGGACGAGCTGGCCCAGGAGTTGGCCGCCGTCCTGCCCGAGCCCGGCTCCGACGACTCGGCCACCGTCACCCTGCGCCGGGACGCCGTCCCCACCGAACCCGCCGCCCGGCCCCCGATCGTCCCGGACGTCGTGGACCTGCCGAGCGGCGACACCCCGCCCCGGCGCCCGAGGTGGCCCCGCGCGCTGCTGGTGGCGAGCTGCACGGCGGGCGCGGTCGCCCTGAGCCTGACCGCCTATCTCCTGCTCGGCCCGGGCGACCGGCGCGACGCGGGCGGCGGGGACACCCGGCGCTCCGCCGGCTCCTCGGCCGCGGCCCGCTGGCAGGAGCCGCCCGAGGACTGGCGGCCCTGGCGGACGACGCTGTTCGAGCCCGCGCCGCTGGGTGCCGCGGAGCCGCTTCCCCGCGACGGCTCCGAATCCGGCGACATGCACGTGTGCCGGCCGGCCGCCGGCGCGGTCTACTGCGCAGGCGACGGGGTGCTGCCGGTGCGCATCGACGGCCGGACGGGCAGGACCGTGTGGCGGATGCAGCCCCGCGCGGACGCGCGAAGCGCCGACAGCTACACGCCCATGGTCCTCGCCGTGCGCGAGAACGCCGTACTGGTCCGGGAGTCCCTCTACGACGACAGGGACGCCGGGGAGCGGTACCGGCTCCTCGCGCTCGACCCGGCGACCGGCGAGGAGTTGTGGGACCGGCCGACGACGACCGACCCGATGGGGTACAGCGTCTCCGGCGATCTGCTGATCACCTCGGACGCGGGCAACCGCACGCTGACCGCCCGGTCCCTGGCCACCGGCGACGACCGCTGGACGGTCCGGCTGCCCGCGAACCACTACTGCGGGTTCGAACCGCCCGACGACGGCATTCACGTCCGGTGCGCGCCGGCCAAGGACGGGGCCGACGTACGCTACCTCGCCATCGACCCGGCCGACGGCACGGTGCGCGGCGCCGAGGTCTCCGGGTCGACCCTGCTGCTCGGTGCCCTCGACGGGCGGCTGGTGTTCGCCGAATGGGACAGCACGGAGCTCGGATCGGGGGTCGAGGACGACAGGTACACCGGCATCGTGCTGATCGACCCGGCGACGGGCGCCCGGGAGCGCAAGAAGCCGGCCCGGGACTGGCGCGGCGATGTGTCCCTGGTCGACGGCACCCTGTTCTTCGCGACGTCGAGCGGCGAGGTGACCGCGGTGTCGCCGCGTACCGGCAAGGCGCTGTGGCGGACCCAGACCACCCTGGAGCATCCCGGCGGACCGGCCGTGGACCACAGGTCGAACACGCTGTACCTGGTGGGCGCGAGCGGCCGGGTGACAGCCCTGGACCGGGACCGGGGCACCCCGCTGTGGGAGTCGATGCCCCGGGCCGGGAGCGTGGCCGGCCTGGGCGGGGGCGACGCCGAGGTGCATGTGACCGGGGGTGTCCTGATCGTGGCAACCCCCGACGGCACGGTGTTCACCCTCGACCCCGGCAGCCCCGGCCGGAAGCCGGTCGAGGCGGGGTGA
- the nadA gene encoding quinolinate synthase NadA — protein MTTAQTQELDVQPTPLALLLLGREADPKSERGVECPGDLPSPSDPDLVERARAAKEKLGDKVFVLGHHYQRDEVIQFADVTGDSFKLARDAAARPEAEYIVFCGVHFMAESADILTGDDQKVVLPDLAAGCSMADMATAEQVAECWDVLTEAGIADRVVPVSYMNSSADIKAFTGKHGGTICTSSNAERALEWAFQQGEKVLFLPDQHLGRNTAVRDMGMSLEDCVVYNPHKPGGGLTAQQLRDARMILWRGHCSVHGRFSLDSVNDVRERIPGVNVLVHPECRHEVVAAADHVGSTEYIIKALEAAPAGSKWAIGTELNLVRRLANRFAPEGKEVVFLDRTVCFCSTMNRIDLPHLVWALESLAEGNLVNRIEVDKETEAFAKLALERMLALP, from the coding sequence GTGACCACCGCCCAGACCCAGGAGCTCGACGTACAGCCGACGCCCCTCGCCCTTTTGCTGCTCGGCCGCGAGGCCGACCCGAAGAGCGAGCGAGGCGTCGAGTGTCCCGGCGACCTGCCGTCGCCGTCCGACCCGGACCTGGTCGAACGCGCCCGCGCGGCCAAGGAGAAGCTGGGCGACAAGGTCTTCGTGCTCGGCCACCACTACCAGCGCGACGAGGTCATCCAGTTCGCCGATGTCACGGGTGACTCCTTCAAGCTGGCCAGGGACGCCGCCGCGCGCCCCGAGGCCGAGTACATCGTCTTCTGCGGTGTGCACTTCATGGCGGAGTCCGCGGACATCCTCACCGGCGACGACCAGAAGGTCGTACTGCCCGATCTGGCCGCCGGCTGCTCGATGGCCGACATGGCCACCGCCGAGCAGGTCGCCGAGTGCTGGGACGTGCTGACCGAGGCCGGGATAGCCGACCGGGTCGTGCCGGTGTCGTACATGAACTCGTCCGCCGACATCAAGGCCTTCACGGGCAAGCACGGCGGCACGATCTGCACCTCCTCCAACGCCGAGCGCGCCCTGGAGTGGGCCTTCCAGCAGGGCGAGAAGGTGCTGTTCCTCCCCGACCAGCACCTCGGACGCAACACCGCCGTCCGCGACATGGGCATGAGCCTGGAGGACTGCGTCGTCTACAACCCGCACAAGCCGGGCGGCGGGCTGACCGCGCAGCAGCTGCGGGACGCGCGGATGATCCTGTGGCGGGGCCACTGCTCGGTGCACGGGCGGTTCAGCCTGGACTCGGTGAACGACGTGCGGGAGCGCATCCCGGGCGTCAACGTCCTGGTGCACCCCGAGTGCCGGCACGAGGTCGTGGCCGCCGCGGACCACGTGGGCTCCACGGAGTACATCATCAAGGCCCTGGAGGCCGCCCCGGCCGGCTCCAAGTGGGCCATCGGCACGGAGCTGAACCTGGTCCGCCGGCTGGCGAACCGTTTCGCGCCCGAGGGCAAGGAGGTCGTCTTCCTGGACCGGACGGTGTGCTTCTGCTCGACCATGAACCGCATCGACCTGCCCCACCTGGTGTGGGCCCTGGAGTCGCTCGCCGAGGGCAACCTCGTCAACCGCATCGAGGTCGACAAGGAGACCGAGGCGTTCGCGAAGCTGGCGCTGGAGCGGATGCTCGCGCTGCCGTAG
- a CDS encoding HesB/IscA family protein: MSVSDETTTVTDGIILTDAAASKVKALLDQEGRDDLALRVAVQPGGCSGLRYQLFFDERELDGDVKKDFGGVKVVTDRMSAPYLGGATIDFVDTIEKQGFTIDNPNATGSCACGDSFN, translated from the coding sequence ATGTCCGTATCGGACGAGACCACCACCGTCACCGACGGCATCATCCTGACCGACGCCGCCGCGTCCAAGGTCAAGGCGCTGCTCGACCAGGAAGGCCGCGACGACCTGGCGCTGCGCGTCGCCGTCCAGCCCGGCGGCTGCTCCGGCCTGCGGTACCAGCTGTTCTTCGACGAGCGTGAGCTCGACGGCGACGTCAAGAAGGACTTCGGCGGGGTCAAGGTCGTCACCGACCGCATGAGCGCCCCGTACCTCGGCGGTGCCACCATCGACTTCGTGGACACGATCGAGAAGCAGGGCTTCACCATCGACAACCCGAACGCGACGGGTTCCTGCGCCTGCGGCGACTCCTTCAACTGA
- a CDS encoding carbohydrate kinase family protein yields the protein MRIAVTGSIATDHLMTFPGRFADQLVADQLHTVSLSFLVDQLDVRRGGVGANIAFGMGQLGTGPVLVGAAGADFDEYRAWLDRHGVDTDSVRISETLHTARFVCTTDADHNQIGSFYTGAMSEARLIELKTVADRVGGLDLVLIGADDPEAMLRHTEECRTRSIPFAADFSQQIARMDGEEIRILLDGATYLFSNEYEKGLIESKTGWSDEEILGRVGHRVTTLGARGVRIERDGRDPIEVGCPEEERKADPTGVGDAFRAGFLSGLAWGVTLERAAQVGCMLATLVIETVGTQEYALRRAHFMDRFTKAYGHDAAAEVKAHLS from the coding sequence GTGCGCATCGCAGTCACCGGCTCCATCGCCACCGACCACCTCATGACGTTCCCCGGCCGTTTCGCCGATCAGCTCGTCGCGGACCAGCTGCACACGGTCTCGCTGTCGTTCCTGGTCGACCAGCTCGATGTGCGCCGGGGCGGAGTGGGCGCCAACATCGCCTTCGGCATGGGCCAGCTCGGCACCGGGCCGGTCCTGGTCGGTGCCGCGGGCGCCGACTTCGACGAGTACCGCGCCTGGCTCGACCGGCACGGCGTCGACACCGACTCCGTCCGCATCTCGGAGACGCTGCACACGGCCCGTTTCGTGTGCACCACCGACGCCGACCACAACCAGATCGGCTCCTTCTACACCGGCGCCATGAGCGAGGCCCGGCTCATCGAGCTGAAGACCGTCGCCGACCGGGTCGGCGGGCTCGACCTGGTGCTGATCGGCGCCGACGACCCCGAGGCGATGCTCCGGCACACCGAGGAGTGCCGCACCCGGTCCATCCCGTTCGCCGCCGACTTCTCCCAGCAGATCGCCCGGATGGACGGCGAGGAGATCCGGATCCTGCTGGACGGGGCGACGTACCTCTTCTCCAACGAGTACGAGAAGGGCCTCATCGAGTCCAAGACGGGCTGGAGCGACGAGGAGATCCTCGGCAGGGTCGGCCACCGCGTCACCACCCTCGGCGCGCGCGGTGTGCGCATCGAGCGGGACGGCCGGGACCCGATCGAGGTCGGCTGCCCCGAGGAGGAGCGCAAGGCCGACCCGACCGGCGTCGGCGACGCATTCCGCGCCGGCTTCCTCTCCGGTCTCGCCTGGGGCGTCACCCTGGAGCGCGCCGCGCAGGTCGGCTGCATGCTGGCCACGCTCGTGATCGAGACCGTCGGCACCCAGGAGTACGCCCTGCGCCGCGCCCACTTCATGGACCGCTTCACCAAGGCGTACGGCCACGACGCCGCCGCCGAGGTCAAGGCGCACCTGAGCTGA
- a CDS encoding cysteine desulfurase/sulfurtransferase TusA family protein — MAYFDAASSAPLHPVARQALQASLDEGWADPARLYREGRRARMLLDAAREAAAEAVGCRPDELVFTSSGTRAVHTGIAGALAGRRRAGRHLIVSAVEHSSVLHAAQVHEAEGGTATRVAVDRRGAVRARAYAEALRPGTALACLQSANHEVGTVQPVAEVASVCREAGVPLLVDAAQSLGWGPVEGGWSLLTASAHKWGGPSGVGLLVVRKGVRFAPQGPADERESGRAAGFENIPAIVAAAASLRAVRTEAAQEAVRLRELTDRIRARVAEGVGDVEVVGDPERRLPGIVTFSCLYVDGETLLHELDRAGFSVSSGSSCTSSTLTPSHVLKAMGVLSEGNVRVSLPLGTVEEDVDRFLRVLPGAVAAVRDKLGAPTPSTVVREDELVVDARGKLCPIPVIELAKVIGDVPVGGTVRVLADDEAARLDIPAWCEMRGQEYVGEEPADQGVAYLVRRSA; from the coding sequence GTGGCCTACTTCGACGCTGCTTCCTCCGCTCCCCTCCACCCCGTCGCCCGACAGGCCTTGCAGGCCTCTCTCGACGAGGGGTGGGCCGATCCCGCGCGCCTCTACCGGGAGGGGCGCCGGGCCCGGATGCTGCTGGACGCCGCGCGGGAGGCGGCGGCCGAGGCGGTGGGGTGCCGGCCGGACGAGCTGGTGTTCACCTCGTCCGGAACACGCGCCGTGCACACGGGAATCGCGGGCGCGCTGGCCGGCCGGCGACGCGCCGGGCGTCACCTGATCGTGTCAGCCGTCGAACACTCCTCGGTGCTCCATGCGGCTCAGGTGCACGAAGCGGAGGGCGGTACGGCCACTCGGGTGGCGGTGGACCGGCGGGGCGCGGTGCGCGCGCGGGCGTACGCCGAGGCGCTGCGGCCCGGTACGGCGCTGGCGTGCCTCCAGTCGGCCAACCACGAGGTCGGGACCGTGCAGCCGGTGGCCGAGGTGGCGTCGGTGTGCCGGGAGGCCGGGGTGCCGCTGCTGGTGGACGCGGCGCAGTCGCTGGGCTGGGGGCCGGTGGAGGGCGGCTGGTCGCTGCTGACGGCGAGCGCGCACAAGTGGGGCGGCCCGTCGGGGGTGGGGCTGCTGGTGGTGCGCAAGGGAGTGCGGTTCGCGCCGCAAGGGCCCGCGGACGAGCGGGAGTCGGGGCGGGCCGCCGGGTTCGAGAACATCCCCGCGATCGTCGCGGCGGCGGCCTCGCTGCGGGCCGTACGGACCGAGGCGGCGCAGGAGGCGGTACGGCTGCGGGAGCTGACGGACCGGATCCGGGCCCGGGTCGCGGAAGGGGTCGGTGATGTCGAGGTGGTCGGCGATCCGGAACGACGGCTGCCGGGAATCGTCACCTTCTCCTGTCTCTATGTCGACGGAGAGACGCTGCTGCACGAGCTGGACCGGGCCGGTTTCTCCGTCTCGTCCGGATCGTCCTGTACGAGCAGCACGCTGACGCCGAGCCATGTGCTCAAGGCGATGGGGGTGCTGAGCGAGGGCAACGTGCGGGTGTCGCTGCCGCTCGGGACGGTGGAGGAGGACGTCGACCGGTTCCTGCGGGTGCTGCCCGGGGCGGTCGCGGCGGTCCGGGACAAGCTCGGGGCGCCGACGCCCAGCACGGTCGTGCGGGAGGACGAGCTCGTCGTGGACGCCCGGGGCAAGCTCTGCCCCATCCCGGTGATCGAACTGGCGAAGGTCATCGGGGACGTACCGGTGGGCGGCACGGTGCGTGTCCTCGCGGACGACGAGGCCGCCCGGCTGGACATCCCGGCGTGGTGCGAGATGCGGGGGCAGGAGTACGTGGGTGAGGAACCGGCGGACCAGGGCGTCGCCTATCTGGTCCGCCGGTCGGCCTAG
- the coxB gene encoding cytochrome c oxidase subunit II: MSPNGSDRSPRRPMRRKLLQAMTAGLVLATATGCTWEDFPRLGMPTPTTEEAPIVLSLWQGSWAAALAVGVLVWGLILWSAIFHRRSRTKVEVPPQTRYNVPIEALYTVVPIIIVSVLFYFTARDETKLLDMSKKPDVTVNVVGFQWSWCFNYIENVEGSTGNAKTSKELTAIPDRYRKDFPADAGGVYACGTPGERNPQTGNPGPTLWLPEGKTVRFVLTSRDVIHSFWVVPFLFKQDVIPGHTNAFQVTPNKQGTFLGKCAELCGVDHSRMLFNVKVVSPERYEQHLKDLAKKGQTGYVPAGIAQTSHEKNRETNQL, from the coding sequence GTGAGTCCCAACGGCTCCGACCGCTCGCCGCGGCGCCCGATGCGGCGGAAGCTGCTGCAGGCAATGACCGCGGGCCTGGTCCTGGCGACCGCCACCGGTTGCACATGGGAGGACTTCCCCCGCCTTGGTATGCCCACCCCCACCACGGAAGAGGCGCCGATCGTCCTCTCCCTCTGGCAGGGATCCTGGGCAGCCGCGCTCGCCGTCGGCGTGCTGGTGTGGGGCCTCATCCTGTGGAGCGCCATCTTCCACCGGCGCAGCCGCACCAAGGTGGAGGTTCCTCCGCAGACCCGGTACAACGTGCCCATCGAGGCGCTGTACACGGTGGTCCCGATCATCATCGTCTCGGTGCTGTTCTACTTCACGGCCCGCGACGAGACGAAGCTCCTCGACATGTCGAAGAAGCCGGACGTCACGGTCAACGTGGTGGGCTTCCAGTGGAGCTGGTGCTTCAACTACATCGAGAACGTCGAAGGTTCCACGGGCAACGCCAAGACCTCCAAGGAACTGACGGCCATTCCGGACCGGTACCGGAAGGACTTCCCCGCCGACGCGGGCGGTGTCTACGCCTGCGGTACGCCGGGTGAGCGCAACCCGCAGACGGGGAACCCCGGTCCGACCCTGTGGCTGCCCGAGGGCAAGACGGTCCGCTTCGTCCTCACCTCGCGTGACGTCATCCACTCCTTCTGGGTGGTGCCGTTCCTGTTCAAGCAGGACGTCATCCCGGGCCACACCAACGCCTTCCAGGTGACCCCGAACAAGCAGGGCACCTTCCTGGGCAAGTGCGCCGAACTGTGCGGCGTCGACCACTCCCGCATGCTGTTCAACGTGAAGGTCGTCTCGCCGGAGCGCTACGAGCAGCATCTGAAGGACCTCGCCAAGAAGGGGCAGACCGGTTACGTTCCCGCCGGCATCGCGCAGACGAGCCACGAGAAGAACCGGGAGACGAACCAACTGTGA
- the ctaD gene encoding cytochrome c oxidase subunit I — protein MSILNEPQGAAAVDSYQNELPVRRKQPGNVVVKWLTTTDHKTIGTLYLVTSFAFFCIGGVMALFMRAELARPGTQILSNEQFNQAFTMHGTIMLLMFATPLFAGFANWIMPLQIGAPDVAFPRLNMFAYWLYLFGSMIAVGGFLTPNGAASFGWFAYSPLSDAVRSPGIGSDMWIMGLALSGFGTILGSVNFITTIICMRAPGMTMFRMPIFTWNVLLTGVLVLLAFPVLAAALFALEADRKFGAHVFDAANGGALLWQHLFWFFGHPEVYIIALPFFGIISEVIPVFSRKPMFGYSGLIAATIAIAGLSVTVWAHHMYVTGGVLLPFFSFMTFLIAVPTGVKFFNWIGTMWKGSLSFETPMLWATGFLITFTFGGLTGVILASPPMDFHVSDSYFVVAHFHYVVFGTVVFAMFSGFHFWWPKWTGKMLDERLGKMTFWTLFIGFHGTFLVQHWLGAEGMPRRYADYLAADGFTALNTISTISSFVLGLSVLPFFYNVWKTAKYGKPVGVDDPWGYGRSLEWATSCPPPRHNFLTLPRIRSESPAFDLHHPDIAALEQLGHGGQGASALTGSKETGK, from the coding sequence GTGAGCATCCTCAACGAACCCCAGGGTGCCGCCGCCGTCGACTCGTACCAGAACGAGTTGCCGGTCCGGCGCAAGCAGCCCGGGAACGTCGTGGTGAAGTGGCTGACGACCACCGACCACAAGACGATCGGCACGCTGTATCTGGTCACCTCGTTCGCGTTCTTCTGCATCGGCGGTGTGATGGCGCTCTTCATGCGCGCCGAGCTCGCCCGGCCGGGTACGCAGATCCTGTCGAACGAGCAGTTCAACCAGGCGTTCACGATGCACGGCACGATCATGCTGCTGATGTTCGCGACGCCGCTGTTCGCGGGCTTCGCGAACTGGATCATGCCGCTCCAGATCGGCGCCCCCGACGTGGCGTTCCCGCGGCTGAACATGTTCGCCTACTGGCTCTACCTCTTCGGCTCGATGATCGCCGTGGGCGGCTTCCTCACCCCGAACGGTGCGGCGAGCTTCGGCTGGTTCGCGTACTCGCCGCTGTCCGACGCGGTGCGCTCGCCGGGTATCGGCTCCGACATGTGGATCATGGGTCTGGCCCTCTCCGGCTTCGGCACGATCCTCGGCTCGGTCAACTTCATCACCACGATCATCTGCATGCGCGCGCCCGGCATGACCATGTTCCGCATGCCGATCTTCACCTGGAACGTGCTGCTGACCGGTGTCCTGGTCCTGCTGGCCTTCCCGGTGCTGGCCGCGGCCCTGTTCGCGCTGGAGGCGGACCGCAAGTTCGGTGCGCACGTGTTCGACGCGGCCAACGGCGGAGCATTGCTCTGGCAACACCTCTTCTGGTTCTTCGGCCATCCAGAGGTGTACATCATCGCGCTGCCGTTCTTCGGCATCATCAGTGAGGTCATCCCGGTCTTCTCCCGCAAGCCGATGTTCGGCTACTCGGGTCTGATCGCGGCGACCATCGCCATCGCCGGCCTGTCGGTGACGGTGTGGGCGCACCACATGTACGTGACCGGCGGCGTGCTCCTGCCGTTCTTCTCCTTCATGACGTTCCTCATCGCCGTTCCGACCGGTGTGAAGTTCTTCAACTGGATCGGCACGATGTGGAAGGGCTCGCTGTCCTTCGAGACACCGATGCTCTGGGCGACCGGCTTCCTGATCACCTTCACCTTCGGTGGTCTGACCGGTGTCATCCTGGCCTCGCCGCCGATGGACTTCCACGTCTCCGACTCGTACTTCGTGGTGGCGCACTTCCACTACGTCGTCTTCGGCACCGTGGTCTTCGCAATGTTCTCCGGCTTCCACTTCTGGTGGCCGAAGTGGACCGGCAAGATGCTCGACGAGCGCCTGGGCAAGATGACCTTCTGGACGCTGTTCATCGGCTTCCACGGCACGTTCCTGGTCCAGCACTGGCTGGGCGCCGAGGGCATGCCGCGCCGTTACGCCGACTACCTGGCGGCCGACGGCTTCACCGCCCTGAACACGATCTCGACCATCAGCTCGTTCGTGCTCGGCCTGTCGGTCCTGCCGTTCTTCTACAACGTCTGGAAGACGGCCAAGTACGGCAAGCCGGTCGGCGTCGACGACCCGTGGGGCTACGGCCGCTCCCTGGAGTGGGCGACCTCCTGCCCGCCGCCGCGGCACAACTTCCTCACCCTGCCGCGGATCCGCAGCGAATCCCCGGCGTTCGACCTGCACCACCCCGACATCGCGGCCCTGGAACAGCTCGGTCACGGCGGTCAGGGTGCCAGCGCCCTCACGGGTAGCAAGGAGACCGGCAAGTGA
- a CDS encoding cytochrome c oxidase subunit 4 encodes MKIQGRMFMWLSVFVLVMAIVYGVWSKEPAGTTALFLAFGLCIMIGFYLGFTARRVDAGAQDDLEADVADDAGELGFFSPHSWQPLALGVGGALAFLGIAVGWWLVYFSAPLLLLGLWGWVFEYYRGENRTQ; translated from the coding sequence GTGAAGATCCAGGGCAGGATGTTCATGTGGCTGAGCGTCTTCGTCCTCGTCATGGCGATCGTCTATGGCGTGTGGTCGAAGGAGCCGGCCGGTACCACGGCCCTCTTCCTGGCCTTCGGCCTGTGCATCATGATCGGCTTCTACCTGGGCTTCACCGCCCGGCGGGTCGACGCCGGTGCCCAGGACGACCTGGAGGCCGATGTCGCGGACGACGCCGGTGAGCTGGGCTTCTTCAGCCCGCACAGCTGGCAGCCGCTGGCCCTCGGTGTCGGTGGCGCGCTCGCCTTCCTCGGCATCGCGGTCGGCTGGTGGCTGGTGTACTTCTCCGCTCCGCTGCTGCTGCTCGGCCTGTGGGGCTGGGTCTTCGAGTACTACCGCGGTGAGAACCGCACCCAGTGA
- a CDS encoding L,D-transpeptidase — translation MSPTPRTRTVAGCTLVVLALGAGVTACGSDGNPLSAEPYDAAEQIAFSGPTDVGKKADPDKPLEVTVDASEGRITDVTAVDGSGRHVSGELSADGGRWHSTSPLASNARYTVRVSTEDEDGAPGRKVLSFDTSKPLTKKRLNVTFGPAAGTYGVGQPVTADLSAPIKDKAQRAVVERALKVESTPAVEGVWHWVDDKKLHYRPKEFWPAHATIRVRSNLEGLKVGDRLWGGTAKPLRITTGDRVIAIADAATHHMTVYKNDKEINSIPITTGKPGFETRNGVKVILGKEYFVRMRGTSVGIAEGTSESYDLPVYYATRITWSGEYVHAAPWSVGDQGSANVSHGCIGMNTSNAGWFYEHVREGDVVKVVNTNGHTMEPFGNGYGDWNVDWKKWRAGSALMVGKPEAPRPEEASRLRPTAT, via the coding sequence ATGAGCCCCACTCCGCGCACCCGTACAGTCGCCGGCTGCACGCTGGTCGTGCTCGCCCTCGGGGCGGGCGTCACCGCCTGCGGCAGCGACGGCAACCCGTTGTCCGCCGAGCCCTACGACGCGGCGGAGCAGATCGCCTTCAGCGGCCCCACCGACGTCGGGAAGAAGGCCGACCCGGACAAGCCCCTGGAGGTCACCGTCGACGCCTCCGAGGGCCGGATCACGGACGTGACGGCCGTCGACGGCTCAGGACGCCATGTCTCGGGCGAACTCTCCGCGGACGGCGGACGCTGGCACAGCACCTCGCCGCTGGCCTCCAACGCCCGTTACACGGTCCGCGTGAGCACCGAGGACGAGGACGGGGCACCCGGCCGAAAGGTCCTGTCCTTCGACACCAGCAAGCCGCTCACCAAGAAGCGGCTGAACGTCACCTTCGGGCCCGCGGCGGGCACGTACGGCGTCGGCCAGCCCGTCACCGCCGATCTGAGCGCTCCCATCAAGGACAAGGCGCAGCGCGCCGTCGTCGAACGGGCCCTGAAGGTGGAGAGCACGCCCGCGGTGGAGGGCGTCTGGCACTGGGTCGACGACAAGAAGCTCCACTACCGGCCCAAGGAGTTCTGGCCCGCGCACGCGACCATCCGGGTCCGCAGCAACCTCGAAGGCCTGAAGGTCGGCGACCGCCTGTGGGGCGGCACGGCGAAACCGCTGAGGATCACCACGGGAGACCGGGTCATCGCCATCGCGGACGCCGCCACCCACCACATGACGGTGTACAAGAACGACAAGGAGATCAACTCCATCCCGATCACCACGGGCAAGCCCGGATTCGAGACCCGCAACGGCGTCAAGGTCATCCTGGGCAAGGAGTACTTCGTACGCATGCGCGGAACGTCGGTCGGCATCGCCGAAGGCACGTCGGAGTCGTACGACCTGCCGGTCTACTACGCGACCCGGATCACCTGGAGCGGCGAGTACGTCCATGCCGCCCCGTGGTCCGTCGGCGACCAGGGCTCGGCCAACGTCAGCCACGGCTGCATCGGCATGAACACCAGCAACGCGGGCTGGTTCTACGAGCACGTCCGTGAGGGCGACGTCGTCAAGGTCGTCAACACGAACGGGCACACCATGGAGCCGTTCGGCAACGGCTACGGCGACTGGAACGTCGACTGGAAGAAGTGGCGGGCCGGCAGCGCCCTGATGGTGGGCAAGCCCGAGGCCCCGCGCCCGGAGGAGGCCTCACGGCTGCGCCCGACGGCCACCTGA